In Apium graveolens cultivar Ventura chromosome 10, ASM990537v1, whole genome shotgun sequence, the following are encoded in one genomic region:
- the LOC141691213 gene encoding putative LRR receptor-like serine/threonine-protein kinase At1g07550 → MAKAGWIFMLFLALQLLFCLSQNDYLDRTGWSSIDCGINDIRTDGMIIWDVDSDYTQTGSNKLVQKETSRDEFNTLRFFPNSTQENCYIVPAERQTIRYIIRAGFYYGNYDGLSSPPTFDLFINDLKWTTVNTSKNNGEPFYEEIMYENNGSGFFKICLKEIKDGGVPFISLLEAVVLWNKMYSQMESNVTYNLVTRTNLGGEELRFDPLNFEEMYNRIWSKGAAPSNCTTSSGFIDVTATYENYPPNLLLKDSVESNGSHPIILTVDLPQSNSQSAYFVFYITELVEKNSSESRSMKIEINGQDQGTVEAPNNGETSVITKYPVTVSGPSINITFTRSNESSLPPMISGMEVFTKWDPNVNQNQNQPPPSTAAGGHVSFAYTLMIPLVFLLVA, encoded by the exons ATGGCCAAAGCTGGATGGATATTTATGCTATTCTTGGCGCTGCAGTTGCTTTTCTGTTTATCCCAAA ATGATTATTTAGACAGGACTGGGTGGAGTAGTATTGATTGTGGCATAAACGATATACGAACGGACGGAATGATCATATGGGATGTTGATTCTGATTACACTCAAACAGGATCCAATAAACTAGTTCAGAAAGAAACAAGCAGGGATGAATTTAACACCCTCCGGTTTTTCCCAAACAGCACCCAAGAAAATTGTTACATTGTGCCTGCTGAGAGGCAAACTATTCGATACATAATTCGGGCTGGTTTTTACTATGGAAACTATGATGGTCTCTCCAGCCCTCCCACATTCGATCTCTTCATTAATGATCTAAAATGGACAACTGTTAACACGTCAAAAAATAACGGTGAACCATTTTACGAAGAAATTATGTATGAAAACAATGGATCAggattttttaaaatttgctTAAAGGAGATTAAAGATGGAGGAGTGCCATTTATCAGTTTATTAGAAGCTGTGGTTTTATGGAACAAAATGTATTCCCAGATGGAGAGCAATGTCACGTATAATCTTGTCACTCGGACCAACCTTGGAGGGGAAGAACTCAG GTTTGATCCTTTAAACTTCGAAGAAATGTACAACCGTATATGGAGCAAGGGAGCTGCACCATCAAATTGCACGACCTCTAGTGGTTTCATCGACGTGACTGCCACATACGAGAATTATCCTCCTAATTTGTTACTAAAGGATTCTGTGGAATCAAATGGCTCTCATCCAATCATTCTGACCGTTGATCTTCCTCAATCGAACTCACAATCAGCTTACTTCGTTTTCTATATAACAGAGCTAGTTGAAAAAAATTCTAGTGAAAGCAGAAGCATGAAAATTGAAATAAATGGTCAAGATCAGGGGACAGTGGAAGCTCCAAATAATGGCGAAACCTCAGTAATAACCAAGTATCCAGTGACGGTATCAGGGCCAAGTATTAATATAACATTCACACGTAGCAATGAATCTAGTTTACCACCAATGATCTCGGGGATGGAAGTATTTACAAAATGGGATCCAAATGTGAATCAGAATCAGAATCAACCTCCGCCATCGACAGCTGCAGGAGGACATGTATCATTTGCATATACATTGATGATTCCTCTGGTGTTTTTATTGGTGGCATGA